Proteins found in one Euzebya sp. genomic segment:
- the ureC gene encoding urease subunit alpha — protein sequence MAEIPRRRYAAPYGPTAGDRIRLADTDLWITVDEDRAAGPAPGDEVVFGGGKVIRESMGQSIATRADALGKAGNPDVMDGVHPDLVIGPSTEVIAGGGRILTAGAVDSHVHLIAPQLLTTALASGITTIIGGGTGPAEGTKATTVTPGAWHLSAMLRALDDWPVNVALLGKGNTASREALVEQARAGASGFKLHEDWGTTPAVIDACLSACDELGVQAAIHTDTLNEAGYVDSTLAAIAGRSIHAYHTEGAGGGHAPDIITVASHPNVLPSSTNPTRPHTVNTVDEHLDMLMVCHHLNPSVPEDLAFAESRIRPSTIAAEDVLHDLGAIAMIGSDSQAMGRIGEVVIRTWQTAHVMKRRRGPLAGDSATSDNHRVRRYVAKYTIAPAVAHGLDAEVGSVEPGKLADLVLWDPRFFGVKPDLVFKGGAIAFVQVGDMNASIPTPQPVMPRPMFGATPAVAHATSVSWVAPAALEDGLADRLELGRALVPVADCRRVTKADLPLNTATPDIAVDPDSFAVTIDGELIEADPAIELPLAQRYFLF from the coding sequence ATGGCTGAGATCCCCCGCCGGCGCTACGCCGCCCCCTACGGTCCCACGGCCGGCGACCGGATCCGTCTGGCCGACACCGACCTGTGGATCACCGTCGACGAGGACCGCGCCGCCGGCCCTGCGCCCGGCGACGAGGTGGTCTTCGGCGGCGGCAAGGTGATCCGCGAGTCGATGGGCCAGTCGATCGCCACCCGCGCCGACGCGCTCGGCAAGGCGGGCAACCCCGACGTCATGGACGGCGTCCACCCCGACCTCGTCATCGGCCCCTCCACCGAGGTCATCGCCGGCGGCGGGCGGATCCTGACCGCGGGCGCCGTCGACAGCCACGTCCACCTGATCGCACCGCAGCTGCTCACCACCGCGCTCGCGAGCGGGATCACCACGATCATCGGCGGCGGCACCGGACCGGCGGAGGGCACGAAGGCCACGACGGTCACCCCCGGCGCGTGGCACCTGTCGGCGATGCTGCGGGCCCTCGACGACTGGCCGGTCAACGTCGCGCTGCTCGGCAAGGGCAACACCGCGAGTCGCGAGGCCCTCGTCGAGCAGGCCCGCGCGGGGGCCTCGGGCTTCAAGCTGCACGAGGACTGGGGCACCACCCCGGCGGTCATCGACGCGTGCCTGTCGGCCTGCGACGAGCTCGGCGTCCAGGCGGCGATCCACACCGACACCCTCAACGAGGCCGGCTACGTCGACTCGACCCTGGCGGCGATCGCCGGCCGGTCGATCCACGCGTACCACACCGAGGGCGCCGGCGGCGGGCACGCCCCGGACATCATCACCGTGGCGAGCCACCCGAACGTCCTGCCCTCCTCGACGAACCCGACCCGGCCGCACACGGTCAACACCGTCGACGAGCACCTCGACATGCTGATGGTGTGCCACCACCTCAACCCGTCGGTGCCCGAGGACCTCGCGTTCGCCGAGTCGCGGATCCGCCCCTCCACCATCGCCGCGGAGGACGTCCTGCACGACCTGGGCGCGATCGCGATGATCGGCTCGGACTCCCAGGCGATGGGCCGCATCGGCGAGGTGGTCATCCGCACCTGGCAGACCGCCCACGTGATGAAGCGCCGGCGGGGTCCGCTGGCGGGCGACAGCGCCACGTCGGACAACCACCGCGTCCGCCGCTACGTCGCCAAGTACACGATCGCGCCGGCCGTGGCCCACGGCCTCGACGCCGAGGTCGGCTCGGTCGAGCCCGGCAAGCTCGCCGACCTGGTCCTGTGGGACCCGCGCTTCTTCGGCGTCAAGCCCGACCTCGTCTTCAAGGGCGGCGCGATCGCCTTCGTCCAGGTCGGGGACATGAACGCCTCGATCCCCACCCCGCAGCCGGTGATGCCGCGACCCATGTTCGGCGCGACACCCGCGGTGGCGCACGCCACGAGCGTCAGCTGGGTCGCCCCCGCGGCGCTCGAGGACGGCCTGGCCGACCGCCTCGAGCTGGGACGCGCGCTGGTGCCCGTCGCCGACTGCCGCCGCGTCACCAAGGCCGACCTGCCCCTCAACACCGCCACGCCGGACATCGCGGTCGACCCCGACAGCTTCGCGGTGACGATCGACGGCGAGCTGATCGAGGCCGACCCGGCCATCGAGCTACCCCTCGCCCAGCGGTACTTCCTGTTCTGA
- a CDS encoding urease subunit beta has product MRGDRRRRGRRPTGLSRRRPAARGTPARNTAVTSVPIACGHGRGRPVRLTPHEQERLLVHVAATLVAEVQVEATFPDGTKLVTLHDPIGPGASGPDDAALIPGEVVADGDPIVLNLGRGTLALTVENTGDRPVQVGSHYHFAEANPALAFDRDAARGHRLDIPAGTAVRFEPGVTRTVDLVPLAGHRAVWGLRGAVAGPLDADRTGADPADG; this is encoded by the coding sequence GTGCGGGGCGATCGACGCCGCCGTGGTCGACGCCCGACTGGGCTGAGCCGACGGCGCCCGGCCGCCCGTGGCACCCCCGCCCGTAACACCGCCGTCACGTCCGTCCCGATAGCGTGCGGCCATGGCCGAGGACGTCCGGTGCGACTGACCCCCCACGAGCAGGAGCGGCTGCTGGTCCACGTCGCCGCCACGCTGGTCGCGGAGGTGCAGGTCGAGGCGACGTTCCCCGACGGCACGAAGCTCGTGACCCTCCACGACCCGATCGGCCCGGGGGCGAGCGGCCCGGACGACGCGGCGCTGATCCCCGGCGAGGTGGTCGCCGACGGCGACCCGATCGTGCTGAACCTCGGGAGGGGCACGCTCGCGCTGACCGTCGAGAACACCGGCGACCGGCCCGTCCAGGTCGGCAGCCACTACCACTTCGCCGAGGCCAACCCGGCGCTGGCGTTCGACCGCGACGCCGCCCGCGGCCATCGGCTCGACATCCCCGCCGGCACCGCGGTCCGCTTCGAACCGGGCGTCACCCGCACCGTCGACCTGGTCCCCCTCGCCGGTCACCGGGCGGTCTGGGGGCTGCGCGGCGCGGTGGCCGGGCCCCTCGACGCCGACCGCACGGGCGCGGACCCCGCCGATGGCTGA